In Molothrus ater isolate BHLD 08-10-18 breed brown headed cowbird chromosome 14, BPBGC_Mater_1.1, whole genome shotgun sequence, the genomic stretch ACACCACAAATCAAAGGATTACTCCAGTTCCACCAACTTAAATCCACGTGCAGGATGAAGGACCCAGCTGAAGTACAAATATCAGTACCAGGTTTCTTGTGTTTGTTCTAACAAATCACAAGGAGACGATGGTTTGCATTTGAGATACAAAACATATATGCCTCTTGAGGTTAAATTCAGTGTAACGTGTATAAAGCATCCCTTTGGCAATAGAGTTTGCAGTATCCCTACAGGATTCCACAGGGCATGAGCTTTATGGAGTAAAATCTATTAAGGAAATTCTCCTCTACTTGACAAATCAGACACGGCTACAGTTAATCAGACACCCTTGGATACACCTGCCTCTATGCCTAtcaatataatatagtatttgGAAGTTAAAAGTCAACAAAAGGCACTTTCATCATTAAATAAATGTCCTCTGTAGGCAATAAGATTGTATGACCTATATTTTATTCAAAGCTGTTTGTTCTTCAAGGACTTGTAGGTAGTCAGGTGAACCTTGAAGTTTAGCTTTTAGTTCAAAATATTCACTTTTTCTTTGTTCTACTACAATTTTACTATGATTACCACCTATTAGAGATTTCTTGGCTTTTTTGTCTTGCAGTTTCTCTGGGTAACGTATTTCAAAGCCACTGACCCCTATGCTGTTGTATTCCTTTTTACTTTCAAGAAAATTTTGAATAAATACATTGGAATCCCTTCCAGGGAATAACTCATCCAGTTCATCGATTGTGCTAAGTCTTTTTCTGGAATCCACATGCAATAAATCTTTCTCCTTGTCATTCATATTTCTCAGAATGACTTTTTGCCCTGGTGGGTCAGCAAACGTGAAGCCTGTTTCAGACTCTTTCAAGCCACAGGTATGACTTTTGCTCATCTGCTCAATGGTTTGAGGAATGAAGGCCTCTGCACCCAGTCCATCTTTTTTGTTTGACTTGTGATCGTGCTTTCTTAGCTGCAGTTGCATAGAACTGCACTCTTGGTTTCCAATCCCTTCATGCTTtatggttggttttttgttgcgCCGAAGCACAAAAACAAGAAgacaaaaagcaacaaacacTGTTAAAATCAGCACAACCAATATGCTCAGGATTAGGATGGACAATGGAACTGGGCCACCAGGAGGACTCCGGACTGGTCCCGGGGGTGTTGTAAAAATAACAGCAGGCATGGGACTAGTGAACAGAGCAGATGGCTTGTTTAAAAGTTTAGGACAGAGAATCTCATTTTTCAGAGACTTAAGTTCTATGTTAGCAAACTGCACAGGTGTCTCACATTTCAATTCCTTCACCACAATACCGTCATTTAGCTTCTCAAGCCACAGTTTTAAAGCAACTAAATCACAAGTGCAGTCCCATGGATTACCTTCCAAATCTATTTGTGTAAGAGACTTTAGCTGATCAAGAACACCACTTACAGGTAAATACATGAAGTGATTGTTCCTCAGATTCAGCCTAGCAAGTGGTGCACCAGCAAAAATATAGGCTGGCAAGCTTCGCAGAAGATTGTTGTTCAGGTAGAGCAACTGCAAATTTGGCATTAAGTCAAAGGTGCCTGCTAGGATTTCTTTGATAACATTGTATTCCAAATACAGATACTGCAAATTGTGGAGGCCAGCAAACATCTCTGGGCTCAGACGCTCTATCTGATTGCCATTGAGGTACAATCTCCGTAAATTTGTAAGGTTGCGGAAAACATCTCCTTTGATCACTGAAATCCGATTGCTGCCTAAATGTAGCAAATCCAGCCCCTCAAACTCAGCGAAATCTGTAGTATCCACATCCTTAATATAATTGCCATTTACATGCAGTTTCTTGGCATTTAAAGGTTTTGGTACGAGTTCAGCCATCGATTCTATATTTCTTTCTTGGCAATTTACGCTTAATCCCAAGTCTGAAGGATGAGTTTTGCAAACACAAGGGAGCGGACAAGGAGTTAGAGGAGGCACCCTGGTCTGGTAAGATACGATCTGACTGAGATTGCGACTGGACAGTGCTTTGCCTGCTACTATCCCCGAGATCTTCGAAGGATTTGTAGTCTTTGGTGCCTTTGTGACTAATCTGTGCACTGATGTTTGAGTGGTGTGGCCGTTGGGCGTGCTGTAGCCGGGCTCCAGCTGCGAGGGAGGCAGGATGCGCACGTCAAAATcactccctgtccccatggagcacagctcctgcttaTTGGTCTCTTTCAGCAGCCTTCCATACAAGTCACTGGGTGTTTCACAGATAGCCTCTCCAATGTAGATGTTATAGGGCATGTTCTCCAGCCAAGCTTTCAAAGGCAACAAATCACAAGTACAATTCCAGGGGTTGTCTTCCAGCTGCAGTTCAACAATTCGCCCGATGTGTTCCAGAACTCCAATGTATGGCAGCTTCTGGATTCGATTCCCCCGTATATCCAGATGGGTTAGAGAAGCAAATCGAAAAATATTAT encodes the following:
- the SLITRK4 gene encoding SLIT and NTRK-like protein 4, which gives rise to MILWLFLVLSSPVSSTTADADISVEICNVCSCVSVENVLYVNCEKVAVYRPNQLKPPWSNFYHLNFQNNLLIILYPNSFLNFTHAVSLQLGNNKLQNIEGGAFMGLSALKQLHLNNNELKILRADTFLGIENLEYLQADYNLIKFIERGAFNKLHKLKVLILNDNLISFLPDNIFRFASLTHLDIRGNRIQKLPYIGVLEHIGRIVELQLEDNPWNCTCDLLPLKAWLENMPYNIYIGEAICETPSDLYGRLLKETNKQELCSMGTGSDFDVRILPPSQLEPGYSTPNGHTTQTSVHRLVTKAPKTTNPSKISGIVAGKALSSRNLSQIVSYQTRVPPLTPCPLPCVCKTHPSDLGLSVNCQERNIESMAELVPKPLNAKKLHVNGNYIKDVDTTDFAEFEGLDLLHLGSNRISVIKGDVFRNLTNLRRLYLNGNQIERLSPEMFAGLHNLQYLYLEYNVIKEILAGTFDLMPNLQLLYLNNNLLRSLPAYIFAGAPLARLNLRNNHFMYLPVSGVLDQLKSLTQIDLEGNPWDCTCDLVALKLWLEKLNDGIVVKELKCETPVQFANIELKSLKNEILCPKLLNKPSALFTSPMPAVIFTTPPGPVRSPPGGPVPLSILILSILVVLILTVFVAFCLLVFVLRRNKKPTIKHEGIGNQECSSMQLQLRKHDHKSNKKDGLGAEAFIPQTIEQMSKSHTCGLKESETGFTFADPPGQKVILRNMNDKEKDLLHVDSRKRLSTIDELDELFPGRDSNVFIQNFLESKKEYNSIGVSGFEIRYPEKLQDKKAKKSLIGGNHSKIVVEQRKSEYFELKAKLQGSPDYLQVLEEQTALNKI